DNA from Natronospira bacteriovora:
CAAGACCATCCCCGGCCTGCGCACCGCGCAGAAATACGCGGTTCGATGTGGTGGTGGCGAGAACCACCGCAGCGGTCTGTTCGACGGCATTCTCATCAAGGAGAATCACATCGCGGCCTGCGGTGGCATCAAGGCGGCCGTCAACGCGGCCCGTGGCAGCCATCCGGGAATTGCGGTGGAAGTGGAAGTGGAAAGCCTGGAGGAACTTCGCGAAGCACTGGCAGCCCAAGCGGATATCGTGATGCTGGACAATTTCGACCTGCCCATGCTGCGCCAGGCGGTAGACCTTGCCGCCGGCAATGCCCGTCTTGAAGCCTCCGGTGGCCTGGACCGGGAAGGCCTGCGGGCGGTGGCGGAGACGGGCGTGGATTACATCTCCATCGGGGCTCTGACCAAGCACGTTCGGGCGGTGGATCTTTCCATGCGCGTGACCGAACCCTCGACTTGACCTGGGTCACGTGGTCACCGACGCCCGTTATGGTATGCTGAGCGCCCGATAAAACAAGCGTTTGAATTCGCCCTCGCGGGCACAGAAAGCTTTCCTTACGACATCATCGATTCAGGAGGACTCCATGTCCGGCCTCGTCTGGTTTCTCGTCACCGTAGCACTGGCTCTGGCCCTGGCCTATTCCCGTTCCAGGCTGACCGTCTGGACTGCCGCCTTCGCCGCCCTCATTGGCGCCAACTGGTTGATCAGCGGGGCATTCCCCCTGATTGCCGGCATCGTGTTCCTGGCCATTGCCATTCCACTGAACGTACTGCCCCTGCGCCGCGCACTGCT
Protein-coding regions in this window:
- the nadC gene encoding carboxylating nicotinate-nucleotide diphosphorylase; the protein is MIPVPDDLPRQVSAAIEEDLGEGDITAALIPASATTTARIITRDQAVFCGAPWAEAVFLSVDPAIRIHWRVRDGDAVEPEQVLCELEGPARGLLTAERTALNFLQTLSATATETRAHVAIVAGTRATILDTRKTIPGLRTAQKYAVRCGGGENHRSGLFDGILIKENHIAACGGIKAAVNAARGSHPGIAVEVEVESLEELREALAAQADIVMLDNFDLPMLRQAVDLAAGNARLEASGGLDREGLRAVAETGVDYISIGALTKHVRAVDLSMRVTEPST